GGCGATGTCTGGTTGGCTCTGGACGACGGCGCCGGCCCCGTCCTCGACCTCCCTGCGCACGTCCGCGATCGTCCCCTCGAGGACCAGTTCGGGGTCGACGTTGCTGAACACGACGACGTCGTAGCCGCGGGCGTCGTTGACGGGCGGTTCGGCGACATCGACCCGGACTTCGCCCATCACGTCCAGCGCCGTCGTCAGGTAGGCGTTCTCGTCGTTCGTCACAACGAGGGCGTCGATCTCGCGATCCGACGGGGCGCCGACGTACGCGACGTCGTCAGTCGGGAAGGAGTCGCCGGGCGAGAGCCGCAACGCCCCGCCGCCGGGCGGAATTGGAAGCGTCACCTCGGTCACGTCGCCGGGACCAAGCGTGACCGTCTCGGTGTCGCCCCCGAGGGATACGTCGCGCGTCTGCTCCGTTTCGCCGCCGTTCGTGACGACCGCCGTCGCCTCCGTGGCCGTCACCGACAGGTCGACGATCCCGACGTTGTCCCGTCCGCCGCCCCCGGTCCGGCGCAGGACGACCTCGTTGCCGCCCGCCCGGACGCTCTCGACGGCCGCCTCCCAGTCGGTGCCGTCGACGAAGTCGCTGACGACGACGATCCGGCGGGGATCCTCGTGGGCGTCGGCGGCGACCCTGATCGCCCGCCTGAGGTCGCCCTCGGTGTCCGTCGCGGACACCTGTGACAGCGCTGTGGCCGTCGCGTCCCGGCCGCCATCCGCGATCTCGATCGACGGATCGGGGGCGGACGTGACGAGCGTCGTCCGGTCGCCGGTCGCGCCCTCGACGGCGCCGACGGCACGCTCGAACCGCGTCGAATCCCCGTCGGTCGTCGCCATGCTCGCGCTGGTGTCGAGTACGACGACCGTCTCGCCGGTGGCCCCGCCAGGGAGTGGGACCTGCGGCCCGGCCAGCGCGAGCGGGATCGCAACGAGAACCAGCGCCTGCAACAGAAAGACCGTCGAGATACGGAACCGATCGCGGAGCCGCTGTCTGCTGCTGTCGCCGTCGCCCGCCGTGAGAAACTCGACCGTCGGGAGGTCGTACCGCTGGGGATCGGGACGGACGAGGTACAACACGACGAGCGGGACGAGCGCCGCGAGGCCGAGGAGCCCGAGCGGGGTCGCGAGCGCCCCGCCGGCCTGAAGAGGGGCCATCGTGCCCGATCAAACGGCACAGGGGCATATGTGTCTGACCTTCCGGGTCGGTTCGTTCCGCTTCCAAGCCGACCGTCTCGAACGGCCGGGGACGCAACCGCTGTCAGTGCGGCGTTTCGACTCCCCGTCGCGGCGTCGAAAAAAATCGTCGGTGTGACTACGGCTACTGCTGGATGGCCTTCTCGTACTGCTCGGCGACGTTGTCCCAGTCGACGACCTCGAAGAAGCCGTCGATGAAGCTCCCGCGGTCGGGACCGTAGTCGTAGTAGTAGGAGTGCTCCCACACGTCGAGTGCGAGGACGGGGTGGCTACCCCACAGTGCGCCCTGGTCGTGCTTGTCGACGACGAGGTTGCGCAACTGGTCCGAGACCGGATCGTACACGAGCAGCGCCCAGCCGCTCGCTTCACCTGCGGCGGCCTCGAACTCGCCCTTCCAGCCCTCGTAGGAGCCGAAGTCCGCCTCGATGCGGTCGGCGAGTTCGCCCGACGGCTCGCCGCCGCCGTTGGGATCCATGTTCTCCCAAAACAGCGTGTGGAGATAGTGGCC
The genomic region above belongs to Natronomonas moolapensis 8.8.11 and contains:
- a CDS encoding vWA domain-containing protein: MAPLQAGGALATPLGLLGLAALVPLVVLYLVRPDPQRYDLPTVEFLTAGDGDSSRQRLRDRFRISTVFLLQALVLVAIPLALAGPQVPLPGGATGETVVVLDTSASMATTDGDSTRFERAVGAVEGATGDRTTLVTSAPDPSIEIADGGRDATATALSQVSATDTEGDLRRAIRVAADAHEDPRRIVVVSDFVDGTDWEAAVESVRAGGNEVVLRRTGGGGRDNVGIVDLSVTATEATAVVTNGGETEQTRDVSLGGDTETVTLGPGDVTEVTLPIPPGGGALRLSPGDSFPTDDVAYVGAPSDREIDALVVTNDENAYLTTALDVMGEVRVDVAEPPVNDARGYDVVVFSNVDPELVLEGTIADVRREVEDGAGAVVQSQPDIAEVGYGGLSLLDPGEVGVQTDVRTVESHPIVDGVGFVPARAYVSGDLRRGTALAVADDGSPMIAVDDVGAGRAVYYGYIEDDSAFKFDYRYPVFWRGVMTYAAGRTPIEELNRASGGTIEFGGETTVETPGGTVETARLETTRVGFYSAPGERYGVSLRSPTESDVVSEPIEAETGTLETGATPRSLTPWLALVALLVGVLELGYLKYRGEL
- the sod gene encoding superoxide dismutase is translated as MSEHSNPELPPLPYEYDALEPSISEQVVTWHHDTHHQGYVNGLEAAEETLAENREAGEFGSSGAAIRNVTHNGSGHYLHTLFWENMDPNGGGEPSGELADRIEADFGSYEGWKGEFEAAAGEASGWALLVYDPVSDQLRNLVVDKHDQGALWGSHPVLALDVWEHSYYYDYGPDRGSFIDGFFEVVDWDNVAEQYEKAIQQ